A single window of Ananas comosus cultivar F153 linkage group 19, ASM154086v1, whole genome shotgun sequence DNA harbors:
- the LOC109725226 gene encoding rRNA 2'-O-methyltransferase fibrillarin-like gives MEPYRSLEELGQHDGGRTAGAPAAGGFRRCREAKGCISRRREAAATAGIDALVTQPEGGICLFRLTGSSGGGGAGGGRVRPARRSRCSRRTVAEGSGGDAGPNRAHTGSPRAPKVAATKAATGGRSGRRRHVAGGRGRSAHHVSGGGDARWSRRPSLGRSRLGGRRKGERRPAVSGAAAMARGGTPEVTGGRRDRWGTAVARGGRDHPGSTWVTAAGRREFGQLRRGTGTAEAGGDRAGKGV, from the coding sequence CCTTACCGGAGCTTGGAGGAGCTAGGGCAGCACgacggcggccggacggcgggagCTCCGGCGGCAGGAGGGTTTAGGCGATGCAGGGAGGCCAAGGGATGCATCAGCCGGCgtcgggaggcggcggcgacggcaggcATTGATGCCCTAGTCACCCAACCCGAGGGAGGCATCTGCCTATTTCGGCTGACAGGAAGTTCCGGCGGCGGGGGCGCCGGCGGTGGAcgagtgcggccggccaggcggagccggtGCTCGCGCCGGACGGTGGCGGAAGGCAGCGGCGGCGATGCTGGACCAAACCGAGCCCACACGGGTTCACCACGGGCTCCAAAGGTAGCCGCGACCAAGGCGGCGACCGGAGGGAGGTCGGGGCGACGGCGGCAtgtcgccggaggtcgaggaaGGTCGGCGCACCATGTGTCGGGTGGCGGCGACGCGCGGTGGTCGAGAAGACCAAGTCTCGGCCGTTCAAGGTTGGGCGGCCGCAGAAAGggagagcggcggccggcggtgtcgggagcggcggcgatggcgcgcgGGGGCACGCCGGAGGTCACCGGAGGGCGGCGCGACCGATGGGGAACGGCGGTGGCGCGCGGAGGCAGGGATCACCCAGGCTCGACCTGGGTGACTGCTGCTGGCCGCAGGGAGTTCGGGCAGCTCCGGCGTGGCACGGGGACGGCGGAGGCCGGCGGGGACCGCGCCGGGAAAGGGGTCTAG